Proteins from one Longimicrobium sp. genomic window:
- a CDS encoding SRPBCC domain-containing protein yields MLNQVLHLHLPTRTSSPVIRTAAITGALALALVPAAGAGQNAQGPQPSPRPTPAGAFVVEQSVTVPGTPAKAFAAITGDVLPWWDHHLFANPRRMYLEPRVGGCFCEVADSLGGNAVRHAVVTVVDRPNTLRYEGPLGLTGMAVSAVTTYTFAARGDSTVVKVEFHAAGELPPGLDAAVDGVWRHFLAERFKPWYERTRGRR; encoded by the coding sequence ATGCTCAACCAAGTCCTTCATCTCCATCTCCCCACCCGCACCTCGTCTCCCGTGATCCGGACCGCAGCCATCACCGGCGCGCTGGCGCTGGCGCTCGTTCCCGCCGCGGGCGCGGGGCAGAACGCGCAGGGACCGCAGCCGTCGCCCCGCCCGACCCCCGCCGGCGCGTTCGTCGTCGAGCAGAGCGTCACCGTCCCCGGCACCCCCGCCAAAGCCTTTGCGGCCATCACCGGCGACGTGCTCCCGTGGTGGGACCATCACCTCTTCGCCAATCCCCGGCGGATGTACCTGGAGCCGCGGGTGGGCGGGTGCTTCTGCGAGGTCGCGGACAGCCTGGGCGGGAACGCGGTGCGCCACGCGGTGGTCACCGTGGTCGACCGCCCGAACACGCTGCGCTACGAGGGACCGCTGGGGCTCACGGGGATGGCGGTGAGCGCCGTCACCACGTACACCTTCGCGGCGCGCGGCGACAGCACGGTGGTGAAGGTGGAGTTCCACGCCGCGGGCGAGCTGCCGCCGGGGCTGGACGCGGCGGTGGACGGCGTGTGGCGCCACTTCCTGGCGGAGCGCTTCAAGCCCTGGTACGAGCGCACCCGCGGCCGGCGCTGA
- a CDS encoding TetR/AcrR family transcriptional regulator — MHAQDTRERLLDAAMRLFWEKGYNSTSIADVLQAARANAGSLYHFFPTKQDLLVAVLTRFRDGIHPMLLDPAWEGVADPLERIFALLARYRQALVDTDCFYGCPIGSLALELHEPDPPVRELLAANFGAWTAAVEGCLDDAADRLAGDVDRRALAQFILTTMEGAVMQARTHRSLEPYDACIGQLRRYIATLQSP, encoded by the coding sequence ATGCACGCGCAGGACACCCGCGAGCGGCTGCTGGACGCGGCGATGCGGCTGTTCTGGGAGAAGGGGTACAACTCCACCAGCATCGCCGACGTGCTGCAGGCGGCGCGCGCCAACGCGGGAAGCCTGTACCACTTCTTTCCCACCAAGCAGGACCTGCTGGTGGCGGTGCTCACCCGCTTCCGCGACGGCATCCATCCCATGCTGCTGGACCCGGCGTGGGAGGGCGTGGCGGACCCGCTGGAGCGGATCTTCGCGCTGCTCGCACGCTACCGGCAGGCGCTGGTGGACACCGACTGCTTCTACGGGTGCCCCATCGGCAGCCTCGCGCTGGAGCTGCACGAGCCCGACCCGCCCGTGCGCGAGCTGCTGGCCGCCAACTTCGGCGCCTGGACCGCCGCCGTCGAAGGGTGCCTGGACGACGCGGCGGACCGGCTGGCGGGCGACGTGGACCGCCGCGCGCTGGCGCAGTTCATTCTCACCACCATGGAAGGCGCGGTGATGCAGGCGCGCACCCACCGCAGCCTGGAGCCGTACGACGCCTGCATCGGCCAGCTCCGCCGCTACATCGCCACCCTGCAGTCCCCCTGA